A stretch of DNA from Nitrospira sp.:
AGATCGACGCCGGTTTCTCAACGCACGCCATACCCTTTCGACCCTGATTGATTTTGGTATCATTCCGATCATCAATGAAAACGATACCGTCGCAGTCGATGAGATCAGAGTCGGTGATAACGATACCCTGGCCAGCGAAGTGGCTCACCTGGCAGATGCAGACCTCCTGGTAATTTTGTCCGATGTCGACGGACTGTATACAGAAGATCCTCGGAAGAACCCTTCTGCCACCCTGATTCCGTTCATTCCGGCCATCACCGACGAGATCGAGCAACTGGCTGGCGTGTCCAGCACCTTCGAAGGCACGGGCGGCATGGCCACCAAGCTTCGGGCGGCTAAAAAAGTCGGCCAATACGGGGTCTCTACCCTCATTCTCAGCGGAGAACGAGCAGGGCTCCTCGCCACAGCGTTGACCACAGGAACCGGTGGAAGTCTCTTTCTGGCTAGGGAACGCCGTCTGAACAGCCGAAAACATTGGATCGCGTTCACACTTCGCCCGCGTGGCCGAATCCATCTCGATCAAGGGGCCGTCGATGCCCTTGCTCAACGGGGAAAAAGCCTGCTCGCATCCGGCATTCAAAAGATCATCGGACCATTTGAAGCCGGCGATCCGGTCAGTTGCATCGCCCCAGACGGAAAGGAATTTGCGAAAGGCTTGGTGAACGTGTCAGCGGAGCTCTTAGAGCGGATGAAAGGCCTCAAGACGGCCGTGATCCAAGAACAGTTCGGCCCCCAAGAATATGAGGAAGTCATTCACCGCGACAATCTGGTCATTCTTTAGTTCTGCGCTTTGAGTGCCGAGTCCTGAGTTATGAACTTCCCCACATCGCAGCACTCCGCACTCCGCACTCCGCACCTTGCTTCACATCGTCTCGGGCTTCTCGGCGGCAGCTTCAACCCCATTCACAACGGCCACCTCGCGATCGCCCATCGGGTGTATGAACGGTTGCACCTCTCTCGAGTCCTCTTTATTCCGACCGGCAACCCGCCCCACAAGCAGAGCAGATCGCTGGCCCCCGCGCAAGCTCGACTCGACATGGTCAAGCTTGCCATCGCGGAATCTCCCTTTTTCGAGCTATCGACGATTGAGATCGATCGGGTCGGCAAATCATACTCAATTGACACAGTCCGTGAGGTCCAAGCGCAGTATGGTCCGTCATGGAAACTGTTCTTTATCATCGGGTTAGATGCTTTTCTTGAGTTTTCCACCTGGAGATCCCCTGAGACACTCTTGCGACTCTGCCATTTTGTGATTGTCCCTCGTCCTGGACAATCATTCCAATCCCTCAGCAAAATGCCCCTACTGTCCAACCTGAATGCACAAGCCCTTAGGCAATTGGATCTTGGCCTCTTAGACCAGGTGGAACTCCCCGTTCCAGACTCCTCTGGTCTCACATGTGTAGCCCTTCCCCCCTGTCTGATCTCTGCCTCAGAGATCAGGAAGAGGGTGCAATGCGGTGGACCGCTGGCAAATATGTTGCCCCCCTCAGTGGAATCTTATATACTTCAGCAGAGGCTTTATCAGGAGGACCGTAATCGCACGCACATCTAAGGCCACAGCCCTCGCCGTCGCCAAGGCAATGCTCGACAAGAAGGCCCTTGATGTTCAAGTCCTCCATGTCGCCCCGCTGACTTCAATCGCTGACTACCTGGTTCTCGGGTCGGCTGAATCCGACCGGCAGGCGCGCGCAGTCGCTGATTCGGTCGTCGACG
This window harbors:
- the proB gene encoding glutamate 5-kinase translates to MRDTVLTQATRIVVKIGSSLIASRADGLRPDRIERLADEIAALKGQGREILIVSSGAIVSGIRKLQLKEYPKHLPVKQAAAAVGQSRLMWAYEKAFERLSIQVAQILLTHQDLEDRRRFLNARHTLSTLIDFGIIPIINENDTVAVDEIRVGDNDTLASEVAHLADADLLVILSDVDGLYTEDPRKNPSATLIPFIPAITDEIEQLAGVSSTFEGTGGMATKLRAAKKVGQYGVSTLILSGERAGLLATALTTGTGGSLFLARERRLNSRKHWIAFTLRPRGRIHLDQGAVDALAQRGKSLLASGIQKIIGPFEAGDPVSCIAPDGKEFAKGLVNVSAELLERMKGLKTAVIQEQFGPQEYEEVIHRDNLVIL
- a CDS encoding nicotinate-nucleotide adenylyltransferase — its product is MNFPTSQHSALRTPHLASHRLGLLGGSFNPIHNGHLAIAHRVYERLHLSRVLFIPTGNPPHKQSRSLAPAQARLDMVKLAIAESPFFELSTIEIDRVGKSYSIDTVREVQAQYGPSWKLFFIIGLDAFLEFSTWRSPETLLRLCHFVIVPRPGQSFQSLSKMPLLSNLNAQALRQLDLGLLDQVELPVPDSSGLTCVALPPCLISASEIRKRVQCGGPLANMLPPSVESYILQQRLYQEDRNRTHI